The proteins below are encoded in one region of Triticum aestivum cultivar Chinese Spring chromosome 1B, IWGSC CS RefSeq v2.1, whole genome shotgun sequence:
- the LOC123134922 gene encoding protein LEAD-SENSITIVE 1, translating into MGLLSNRIGKESLKAGDHIYSWRAAWVYAHHGIYVGDDKVIHFTRGRDQEVGTGTVIDFLLVSSGPTRSTTPCLVCSSEEATTTAETNGVTSSCLSCFLAGGALYRFEYDVNPALFLAKVRGGTCTLAATDPDEVVVRRAKYLLTNGFRCYSLFKNNCEDFAIYCKTGLLVAEQGNVGLGQSGQAVSIIGGPLAAVVSTPFRLVTTNIYGVAVMAVGVYCVSRYAGDIGNRRDVLKVEVEDLTAGLASGRIRPANISQLATPGQVQVPAVTTLVAA; encoded by the exons ATGGGTCTCCTGTCCAACAG GATCGGGAAGGAGAGCCTGAAGGCGGGGGATCACATCTACTCGTGGAGGGCCGCGTGGGTCTACGCGCATCACG GAATATATGTGGGGGATGATAAGGTGATTCATTTTACCAGAGGAAGGGACCAAGAGGTCGGAACAGGAACGGTCATTGATTTTCTTCTTGTGAGTTCTGGCCCTACTAGGAGCACCACGCCATGCTTGGTATGCAGCAGCGAAGAAGCCACTACCACCGCGGAGACAAATGGTGTGACATCCTCTTGCCTCAGCTGTTTCCTGGCAGGGGGTGCCCTCTACCGTTTCGAGTATGACGTCAACCCGGCGCTTTTCCTTGCCAAAGTGCGAGGAGGGACCTGCACGCTTGCCGCCACTGATCCCGACGAGGTGGTTGTCCGACGCGCCAAATACTTGTTGACCAATGGTTTCAGGTGCTACAGCCTGTTCAAGAACAACTGCGAGGACTTTGCGATATACTGCAAGACTGGTCTGCTTGTGGCTGAGCAGGGCAACGTCGGGCTCGGGCAGAGTGGGCAGGCTGTGTCCATCATCGGCGGCCCTCTTGCTGCTGTGGTTTCGACCCCTTTCCGCCTAGTAACCACGAACATCTATGGAGTGGCGGTGATGGCAGTCGGGGTGTACTGTGTCAGCAGGTACGCAGGTGACATTGGCAACCGCCGAGACGTATTGAAAGTGGAAGTGGAGGACCTGACTGCCGGGCTCGCAAGCGGCCGGATTCGTCCGGCGAACATCAGTCAGCTGGCAACTCCGGGGCAAGTCCAGGTTCCGGCAGTGACCACACTCGTTGCTGCTTAG
- the LOC123134933 gene encoding histone deacetylase 8, translated as MDPSSSSVPAAAAAEGAPPAGENLAVFWHEGMLAHDAGRGVFDSGRDPGFLDVLDHHPENADRVRNMVSILRRGPIAPFLSWHSGTPAHASELISFHSPEYIEELVQANASGPKKLCEGTFLNPGSWGAALLAAGTTLSAMRHILDGHGKIAYALVRPPGHHAQPDHADGYCFLNNAGLAVHLALDSGRAKVAVVDIDVHYGNGTAEGFYRTDNVLTISLHMKHGTWGPSHLQSGSSDEIGEGKGLGYNLNIPLPNGSGDKGYEYAMNELVVPAIDKFKPQLLVFVIGQDSSMFDPNGRQCLTMDGYRKVGQIMRSLANQHSDGQILIVQEGGYHISYSAYCLHATLEGVLNLEAPLLDDPIAYYPEDEKYTMKVVDVMKKCWKESIPFLKDI; from the exons ATGGACCCCTCTTCGTCCTCCGtccccgcggctgcggctgcggagGGGGCGCCTCCGGCGGGGGAGAATCTGGCTGTGTTCTGGCACGAGGGCATGCTGGCCCACGACGCCGGCCGCGGCGTGTTCGACTCGGGCCGCGACCCGGGCTTCCTCGACGTGCTCGACCACCACCCGGAGAACGCCGACCGCGTCCGCAACATGGTCTCCATCCTCCGCCGCGGGCCCATCGCGCCCTTCCTCTCTTGGCACTCCGGCACCCCCGCCCACGCCAGCGAGCTCATCTCCTTCCACTCCCCAG AATACATTGAGGAGCTCGTGCAGGCAAATGCCAGTGGACCCAAGAAGTTATGTGAGGGCACTTTCTTGAACCCTGGTTCATGGGGTGCTGCGCTTCTGGCTGCCGGAACAACCTTATCAGCTATGAGGCACATACTAGATGGGCATGGGAAGATAGCCTACGCATTGGTCCGCCCCCCTGGCCATCACGCGCAACCGGACCATGCTGACGGTTACTGCTTTCTGAACAATGCCGGACTTGCGGTGCACCTGGCTTTGGATTCTGGCCGCGCAAAGGTTGCCGTTGTTGACATAGACGTGCACTATGGAAATGGTACTGCAGAGGGCTTCTATCGCACGGACAATGTATTGACAATCTCTCTTCACATGAAGCATGGTACTTGGGGTCCTTCGCATCTGCAGAGTGGCTCGTCTGATGAGATTGGGGAAGGCAAGGGGCTTGGGTACAATCTCAATATACCTTTGCCTAATGGCAGTGGGGATAAAGGCTACGAGTATGCAATGAATGAATTAGTTGTCCCGGCGATTGACAAGTTTAAACCTCAGCTTTTGGTTTTTGTCATTGGCCAAGATTCTAGCATG TTTGACCCAAATGGAAGACAGTGCTTGACCATGGATGGCTATAGGAAAGTTGGACAAATAATGAGGAGCCTGGCTAATCAGCATAGCGATGGGCAAATATTGATTGTCCAGGAAGGGGGTTACCACATCAGTTACTCAGCATACTGTCTGCATGCGACACTAGAAGGTGTTCTGAATCTTGAAGCCCCGTTGCTGGATGACCCAATCGCATATTATCCAGAGGATGAGAAATACACCATGAAAGTTGTCGACGTCATGAAGAAATGCTGGAAAGAATCCATTCCCTTCTTGAAGGACATTTAG